One genomic region from Gopherus flavomarginatus isolate rGopFla2 chromosome 20, rGopFla2.mat.asm, whole genome shotgun sequence encodes:
- the CADM4 gene encoding cell adhesion molecule 4 isoform X2: MTVVEGGVAEINCRLHRYDGSIVVIQNPARQTLFFNGTRALKDERFQLVEFTQRQVRILLSDVRLEDEGGYFCQLYTDDTHHQIASLTVLVAPENPTVEVKEQAVEGGEVELTCVVPRSRPAATLRWYRDRRELRGLSSREQLGKVFQVSTSVRLRVERRDHGTIVTCEATHPALRGQRKQTQYVLDVQYSPTARIQPSQAVLREGDTLLLTCVVNGNPLPTEITWSRANDSLPERAQIEGAELTLPVLSPGDNGTYACHAANKHGRASDQYVLVVYDPGAIVEAQTSVPYAIVGGILALLVFSIICVLIGMVWCSIRQKGSYLTHEASGLDEHGEAREAFLNGGDGHKRKEEFFI, translated from the exons ATGACAGTGGTGGAGGGTGGCGTGGCCGAGATCAACTGCCGGCTGCACCGATATGATGGCTCCATCGTGGTGATCCAGAACCCGGCCCGGCAGACGCTCTTCTTCAACGGCACGCGTG CGCTGAAGGATGAGCGGTTCCAGCTGGTGGAGTTCACCCAGAGGCAGGTGCGGATCCTGCTCTCCGACGTCCGGCTGGAGGACGAGGGCGGCTACTTCTGCCAGCTCTACACCGACGACACGCACCACCAGATCGCCTCGCTCACCGTGCTGG TGGCCCCCGAGAACCCGACGGTGGAGGTGAAGGAGCAGGCGGTGGAGGGCGGGGAGGTTGAGCTGACGTGCGTCGTGCCCCGGTCGCGCCCCGCGGCCACCCTGCGCTGGTACCGGGACCGGCGGGAGCTGCGAG GGCTCAGCAGCCGGGAGCAGCTGGGGAAGGTTTTCCAGGTCAGCACATCGGTGAGGCTGCGGGTCGAGCGCCGGGACCACGGCACCATCGTGACGTGCGAGGCCACGCACCCCGCCCTGCGCGGGCAGCGGAAGCAGACGCAGTACGTGCTAGACGTGCAGT ACTCGCCCACGGCGCGGATCCAGCCCAGCCAGGCTGTGCTGCGTGAGGGTGACACCCTGCTCCTCACCTGCGTTGTCAACGGCAACCCGCT CCCCACTGAGATCACGTGGAGCCGGGCGAACGACTCGCTGCCTGAGCGGGCGCAGATCGAGGGCGCGGAGCTGACGCTGCCGGTGCTGAGCCCGGGCGACAACGGCACCTACGCCTGCCACGCGGCCAACAAACACGGGCGCGCCTCCGACCAGTATGTGCTGGTGGTGTACG ACCCCGGGGCCATTGTGGAGGCCCAGACCTCGGTGCCCTACGCCATTGTGGGCGGCATCCTTGCCCTGCTGGTCTTCAGCATCATCTGCGTCCTGATTGGCATGGTGTGGTGCTCCATCCGGCAGAAAG GTTCGTACCTGACGCACGAGGCCAGCGGGCTGG